From a region of the Danio aesculapii chromosome 4, fDanAes4.1, whole genome shotgun sequence genome:
- the apaf1 gene encoding apoptotic protease-activating factor 1 isoform X1, whose amino-acid sequence MEERARSRLLRSKATLEQDIKASYLMDHMISDGVLTNDEEAKVLSKATRKEQAVALLETLLRKDNRAYISFYNALIRESYGDLASLLHSDLPLLSPEGEKSFADGVSPSVQAVLSVGGVPQRPVVFVSRPPLLNLIREMLYQLRDTPGWVTVFGMAGSGKSVMAAEVVRDRSLIKECFPDGVHWLSLGQCERADLLVRMQSLCFRLEQCQSSDTSQRPPSTVEEAKERLRFLMLRRFPRSLLILDDVWDSSSLRSFDIQCRVLLTTRNRALTDSVSGVRYEVPVENGLDEEKALEILALYVNGKMHKLPEQARSIVSECKGSPLVVSLIGALLREFPDRWSYYLRQLQQKQFKRIRKSSSYDYEALDQAMDASLQVLEAEHQELYRDLSIMQKDIKVPAKVLSVLWGLELEEVEDVLQEFVNKSLLFRDCNQRPYQYYLHDLQLDFLAEQNRDQIAELHKKMVRQYQRFYSKCPPDSADKDSLYWYQFIPYHMAKAGLSKELYSLMFSLDWVKEKARIMGSAHLINDYVEYGEMLDKENSEVRVQFQEFLSLNGHHLEQRPFPDVVQLALSQPDRSEVYRQALMQAQKRASRGQIYLNWVNKNIEEGLSRLVMHPHQGSVYYACFSKDGSKIASCGASKALRVFKSTSGEKLLELQAHEEDVLCCAFSPDDRHIATCASDRKVKLWNVERGVLIREFEVEHEEQINHCQFTNMGRRVLLATCSNDKFTNTKLWNPNKKTSQNTMFGHMEPVNHCCFSPNDLYLATSSSDGSLKLFEVSSANEWKSIDVDSFFPESDEEIKAMVKCSTWSADGSRIICAARNTVFVFDVETSDLLLEMKTSRLSTIQFCHACPNTSLLAVALSHYTVELWNFESSKKKAECSGHLSWVHCVQFSPDGSLLLSSSDDQTIRLWETDRVHTSSAVALKRDTDVLFSHSDVTIIAPDSSNRLQVLSGSTGAVVLESEELSSRIRCSCISRNAAFVALGSEDGTVQTGRLKVGQFLKTVGWRALQLLNIQRDFVVALGLETGTVQVLEVPSKASVKLSGHTKTVHHCQFTDDCEILVTSSEDATVRVWKWRTGDCMVLQGHKEPVRKFHLLSSLSSPHLFSWSFDGTVKVWDLTRGQMLQDLACHEGAVLSCDVSSDGRLFATTSANRTAKVWSSASWKMMFLLEGHKDCVRSCRFSWDNKRLATGDDNGEIRLWNMLDGALLKICSRDTKDSMDSYHGGWVTDLHFSPDNRVLVSTGGYIKWWSVESGEVLQTFYTMGGNLKKIHASPDFSTFVTVDGIGILYILKRLEGEET is encoded by the exons ATGGAGGAACGTGCCCGCAGCCGCCTGCTGCGCTCCAAAGCCACTCTGGAGCAGGACATCAAAGCCTCCTACCTGATGGACCACATGATCAGCGATGGTGTTTTAACCAATGATGAGGAAGCAAAAGTGCTCAGCAAG GCCACTAGAAAAGAGCAGGCCGTGGCTCTGCTTGAGACACTGTTGAGGAAAGACAATCGTGCCTACATTTCCTTCTACAATGCCCTGATCAGAGAGAGTTATGGAGATCTGGCCAGTCTCCTTCACAGTGATCTGCCTCTGCTCAGCCCTGAGGGAGAGAAGAGCTTCGCTGACGGAGTCTCTCCCAGTG TTCAGGCGGTTCTGAGTGTAGGAGGTGTTCCTCAGAGACCTGTGGTGTTTGTGAGTCGACCTCCACTGCTCAATCTGATCCGGGAGATGCTGTACCAGCTGCGGGACACACCGGGCTGGGTGACTGTGTTTGGCATGGCTGGCTCCGGGAAGTCTGTGATGGCTGCCGAGGTTGTTCGAGATCGTTCACTCATTAAGG AGTGTTTTCCTGATGGTGTTCACTGGCTGTCTCTGGGCCAGTGTGAGCGGGCAGACCTGTTGGTTAGGATGCAGTCTCTGTGCTTTCGTTTGGAGCAGTGTCAAAGTTCAGACACCAGTCAGCGGCCGCCCAGCACTGTGGAGGAGGCCAAAGAGCGCCTGCGCTTCCTAATGCTCCGCAGATTCCCCAG GTCTCTGCTGATTCTGGACGATGTCTGGGACAGCTCGTCTCTCAGGTCTTTTGATATCCAATGCCGAGTTCTTCTGACCACACGCAATCGAGCTCTGACTGATTCTGTCAGCG GTGTAAGGTATGAAGTGCCTGTAGAGAACGGTCTGGATGAGGAAAAAGCCTTAGAAATTCTTGCTTTGTACGTCAATGGGAAGATGCACAAACTCCCAGAACAGGCCCGAAGCATTGTGAGCGAATGTAAAG GTTCTCCTCTGGTGGTTTCTCTGATTGGAGCTCTGCTGAGGGAGTTTCCTGACCGCTGGAGCTACTACCTGCGACAGTTGCAGCAGAAGCAGTTCAAGCGCATTCGCAAGTCCTCATCCTACGACTATGAAGCACTGGACCAGGCCATGGACGCTAGTCTGCAGGTTCTGGAGGCCGAACACCAAGAGCTGTACAGAGACTTGAGCATCATGCAGAAAGACATCAAAGTGCCTGCTAAG GTTCTGTCAGTTTTGTGGGGTCTTGAGCTGGAGGAGGTGGAGGATGTCCTACAGGAGTTTGTCAATAAATCTCTGCTTTTTCGGGATTGTAATCAGCGACCGTATCAATATTATCTTCATGATCTGCAGTTGGATTTTCTCGCTGAACAAAACCGTGATCAGATTGCT GAACTACATAAAAAGATGGTTCGACAGTATCAGAGGTTCTACAGTAAATGTCCACCTGACTCTGCAGATAAAGACTCGTTGTACTGGTACCAGTTCATCCCGTATCACATGGCTAAAGCAGGACTGTCGAAG GAGCTTTATTCACTGATGTTTTCCTTGGACTGGGTCAAAGAGAAGGCTCGGATTATGGGATCTGCCCATCTCATCAATGACTATGTGGAATATGGGGAAATGCTAGACAAAGAG AATAGTGAAGTGCGAGTGCAGTTTCAGGAGTTCCTCTCTCTGAATGGTCATCATCTGGAGCAGAGGCCGTTCCCTGATGTGGTCCAGTTGGCTTTGTCTCAGCCCGATCGCTCTGAGGTTTACAGACAGGCACTGATGCAGGCGCAGAAACGGGCCAGCAGAGGGCAGATCTACCTCAACTGGGT gAATAAAAATATTGAGGAGGGTTTGTCTCGGCTAGTCATGCACCCTCACCAGGGGTCTGTCTACTATGCCTGCTTCTCAAAAGACGGGAGTAAAATTGCCTCTTGTGGAGCCAGTAAGGCACTTCGG GTGTTTAAATCAACCTCTGGAGAGAAGCTTCTGGAGCTTCAGGCTCACGAGGAAGATGTTTTATGCTGTGCCTTTTCCCCTGATGATCGACATATAGCAACATGTGCCAGTGACAGGAAGGTGAAG TTGTGGAATGTGGAGCGAGGTGTTCTTATCAGAGAGTTTGAAGTTGAACACGAGGAGCAGATCAACCACTGCCAGTTCACCAACATGGGCCGACGAGTCCTGCTGGCCACCTGTTCAAACGACAAATTCACCAACACCaag TTGTGGAACCCTAACAAAAAGACGTCTCAGAACACGATGTTTGGACACATGGAGCCGGTCAATCACTGCTGTTTCTCTCCTAATGACCTTTACCTCGCCACTTCATCCAGTGACGGCAGCTTGAAG CTGTTTGAAGTGTCATCTGCGAACGAGTGGAAATCAATTGATGTCGATAGTTTTTTCCCTGAGAGTGACGAAGAAATAAAAGCCATGGTGAAATGCAGCACTTGGTCGGCTGACGGCTCACGGATCATCTGCGCTGCCAGAAACACGGtgttt gTGTTTGATGTGGAGACGTCAGACCTGCTGCTGGAGATGAAGACGAGTCGTCTGAGCACAATTCAGTTCTGTCATGCGTGTCCTAACACCAGTCTGCTGGCTGTCGCTCTCTCACATTACACTGTAGAG CTCTGGAACTTTGAAAGCAGTAAGAAGAAAGCCGAATGCAGTGGTCATTTGAGCTGGGTTCACTGTGTGCAGTTTTCGCCCGACGGCTCGCTCTTGCTGTCCTCCTCTGATGACCAGACTATCAGG CTGTGGGAGACGGACCGGGTTCACACTTCCTCTGCTGTTGCTCTGAAGAGGGACACTGATGTGCTCTTCTCTCACAGCGATGTTACAATCATCGCACCCGATAGCAGTAACCGATTACAG GTGCTGAGTGGATCTACAGGTGCTGTTGTGCTTGAGAGCGAGGAGCTGTCGTCCAGGATCCGCTGTTCCTGTATCAGCAGAAACGCTGCATTTGTGGCTCTGGGATCCGAGGACGGGACTGTACAG ACAGGAAGGCTGAAAGTTGGACAGTTTCTGAAGACTGTTGGGTGGAGAGCCTTGCAGCTGCTGAACATACAGCGTGATTTTGTGGTGGCATTAGGGCTAGAGACAGGTACAGTGCAG GTGTTGGAGGTTCCTTCAAAGGCATCAGTGAAGCTCTCTGGCCACACGAAGACTGTTCACCACTGCCAGTTCACTGACGACTGTGAAATCCTTGTAACTTCCTCCGAAGATGCCACTGTTCGG GTGTGGAAGTGGAGGACCGGCGATTGTATGGTGCTGCAGGGTCATAAGGAGCCGGTCAGGAAGTTTCACCTCTTGAGCTCTTTATCTTCTCCTCATCTGTTCTCATGGTCGTTTGATGGCACAGTTAAG GTCTGGGATTTGACCAGAGGGCAGATGCTGCAAGACCTTGCGTGTCACGAGGGTGCCGTCCTGTCATGTGACGTGTCCTCTGATGGACGCCTTTTTGCCACCACCTCAGCTAATAGGACTGCTAAG GTGTGGAGCAGTGCCTCATGGAAAATGATGTTTTTGTTAGAGGGGCACAAGGATTGCGTTCGTAGCTGCCGTTTTTCTTGGGACAACAAGAGACTTGCAACAGGCGATGACAATGGAGAAATCCGG CTGTGGAACATGCTGGATGGAGCTCTCCTGAAGATCTGTTCTCGGGACACTAAAGACTCGATGGACTCTTACCACGGTGGATGGGTGACTGATCTGCACTTCTCTCCTGATAACAGAGTGCTCGTCTCTACTGGCGGATACATCAAG
- the avpr2l gene encoding arginine vasopressin receptor 2, like — protein MADNLNCSAGNCSSAHDAFGLSDGHFALVKAAVLGCVFVLATCSNFFLLHALWKKRKRHTRTQLFLLHLCLADLVVAFFQVLPQLSMEITHRFRGSDLVCRSVKYLQVVGMFASSYMIVAMTIDRYHAVCKPMVSFFRGSFRRYVSISAAWLISLAFSAPQIFIFSLQEVEKDVFDCWATFIEPWGGRIYITWITLSVFVLPAVILMYCQIKICAGIYFNMKRKALQGSAGDGRSSTKGISSAMLKTVKMTFIIIMVYTLCWSPFFVVQLWSAWSPSSAPTQGPVFVTIMLLASLNSCTNPWIYLYYS, from the exons ATGGCCGATAACCTGAACTGCAGCGCTGGGAACTGCTCCAGCGCGCACGACGCGTTTGGTTTATCCGACGGACACTTCGCGCTCGTCAAAGCTGCAGTTCTGGGATGCGTTTTCGTGCTGGCAACATGTAGCAATTTCTTCCTGCTCCACGCCCTCTGGAAAAAGAGAAAGCGACACACTCGAACTCAGCTGTTTCTTCTCCACCTGTGTCTGGCAGACCTGGTGGTCGCCTTCTTCCAAGTCCTGCCGCAGCTCTCCATGGAAATTACGCACCGGTTCAGAGGCTCTGATCTGGTGTGCAGATCTGTCAAGTATCTTCAAGTGGTCGGGATGTTCGCGTCTTCGTATATGATCGTGGCCATGACCATAGACCGCTACCACGCGGTCTGCAAACCCATGGTGTCGTTTTTTCGAGGGTCTTTCCGGAGGTACGTGTCCATAAGCGCGGCTTGGCTGATTTCACTGGCGTTCAGCGCGCCGCAGATCTTCATCTTCTCCCTTCAAGAAGTTGAAAAGGATGTTTTCGATTGCTGGGCGACGTTTATCGAGCCTTGGGGAGGGAGAATATACATAACGTGGATCACCCTGTCCGTGTTTGTCCTGCCAGCTGTGATCTTGATGTATTGTCAGATCAAGATTTGCGCAGGGATTTATTTCAACATGAAGAGGAAAGCGTTGCAGGGCAGCGCTGGTGATGGGCGCTCCAGCACTAAAGGGATCTCCAGCGCGATGCTGAAGACAGTCAAAATGACTTTTATCATTATTATGGTTTATACTCTGTGCTGGAGCCCGTTCTTTGTTGTGCAGCTCTGGTCAGCTTGGAGTCCGAGCAGCGCACCGACGCAAG GGCCGGTATTTGTGACCATCATGCTTCTCGCCAGCCTCAACAGCTGCACCAACCCATGGATCTACCTGTACTACAGCTAA
- the apaf1 gene encoding apoptotic protease-activating factor 1 isoform X2 translates to MEERARSRLLRSKATLEQDIKASYLMDHMISDGVLTNDEEAKVLSKATRKEQAVALLETLLRKDNRAYISFYNALIRESYGDLASLLHSDLPLLSPEGEKSFADGVSPSVQAVLSVGGVPQRPVVFVSRPPLLNLIREMLYQLRDTPGWVTVFGMAGSGKSVMAAEVVRDRSLIKECFPDGVHWLSLGQCERADLLVRMQSLCFRLEQCQSSDTSQRPPSTVEEAKERLRFLMLRRFPRSLLILDDVWDSSSLRSFDIQCRVLLTTRNRALTDSVSGVRYEVPVENGLDEEKALEILALYVNGKMHKLPEQARSIVSECKGSPLVVSLIGALLREFPDRWSYYLRQLQQKQFKRIRKSSSYDYEALDQAMDASLQVLEAEHQELYRDLSIMQKDIKVPAKVLSVLWGLELEEVEDVLQEFVNKSLLFRDCNQRPYQYYLHDLQLDFLAEQNRDQIAELHKKMVRQYQRFYSKCPPDSADKDSLYWYQFIPYHMAKAGLSKELYSLMFSLDWVKEKARIMGSAHLINDYVEYGEMLDKENSEVRVQFQEFLSLNGHHLEQRPFPDVVQLALSQPDRSEVYRQALMQAQKRASRGQIYLNWVNKNIEEGLSRLVMHPHQGSVYYACFSKDGSKIASCGASKALRVFKSTSGEKLLELQAHEEDVLCCAFSPDDRHIATCASDRKVKLWNVERGVLIREFEVEHEEQINHCQFTNMGRRVLLATCSNDKFTNTKLWNPNKKTSQNTMFGHMEPVNHCCFSPNDLYLATSSSDGSLKLFEVSSANEWKSIDVDSFFPESDEEIKAMVKCSTWSADGSRIICAARNTVFVFDVETSDLLLEMKTSRLSTIQFCHACPNTSLLAVALSHYTVELWNFESSKKKAECSGHLSWVHCVQFSPDGSLLLSSSDDQTIRLWETDRVHTSSAVALKRDTDVLFSHSDVTIIAPDSSNRLQVLSGSTGAVVLESEELSSRIRCSCISRNAAFVALGSEDGTVQVLEVPSKASVKLSGHTKTVHHCQFTDDCEILVTSSEDATVRVWKWRTGDCMVLQGHKEPVRKFHLLSSLSSPHLFSWSFDGTVKVWDLTRGQMLQDLACHEGAVLSCDVSSDGRLFATTSANRTAKVWSSASWKMMFLLEGHKDCVRSCRFSWDNKRLATGDDNGEIRLWNMLDGALLKICSRDTKDSMDSYHGGWVTDLHFSPDNRVLVSTGGYIKWWSVESGEVLQTFYTMGGNLKKIHASPDFSTFVTVDGIGILYILKRLEGEET, encoded by the exons ATGGAGGAACGTGCCCGCAGCCGCCTGCTGCGCTCCAAAGCCACTCTGGAGCAGGACATCAAAGCCTCCTACCTGATGGACCACATGATCAGCGATGGTGTTTTAACCAATGATGAGGAAGCAAAAGTGCTCAGCAAG GCCACTAGAAAAGAGCAGGCCGTGGCTCTGCTTGAGACACTGTTGAGGAAAGACAATCGTGCCTACATTTCCTTCTACAATGCCCTGATCAGAGAGAGTTATGGAGATCTGGCCAGTCTCCTTCACAGTGATCTGCCTCTGCTCAGCCCTGAGGGAGAGAAGAGCTTCGCTGACGGAGTCTCTCCCAGTG TTCAGGCGGTTCTGAGTGTAGGAGGTGTTCCTCAGAGACCTGTGGTGTTTGTGAGTCGACCTCCACTGCTCAATCTGATCCGGGAGATGCTGTACCAGCTGCGGGACACACCGGGCTGGGTGACTGTGTTTGGCATGGCTGGCTCCGGGAAGTCTGTGATGGCTGCCGAGGTTGTTCGAGATCGTTCACTCATTAAGG AGTGTTTTCCTGATGGTGTTCACTGGCTGTCTCTGGGCCAGTGTGAGCGGGCAGACCTGTTGGTTAGGATGCAGTCTCTGTGCTTTCGTTTGGAGCAGTGTCAAAGTTCAGACACCAGTCAGCGGCCGCCCAGCACTGTGGAGGAGGCCAAAGAGCGCCTGCGCTTCCTAATGCTCCGCAGATTCCCCAG GTCTCTGCTGATTCTGGACGATGTCTGGGACAGCTCGTCTCTCAGGTCTTTTGATATCCAATGCCGAGTTCTTCTGACCACACGCAATCGAGCTCTGACTGATTCTGTCAGCG GTGTAAGGTATGAAGTGCCTGTAGAGAACGGTCTGGATGAGGAAAAAGCCTTAGAAATTCTTGCTTTGTACGTCAATGGGAAGATGCACAAACTCCCAGAACAGGCCCGAAGCATTGTGAGCGAATGTAAAG GTTCTCCTCTGGTGGTTTCTCTGATTGGAGCTCTGCTGAGGGAGTTTCCTGACCGCTGGAGCTACTACCTGCGACAGTTGCAGCAGAAGCAGTTCAAGCGCATTCGCAAGTCCTCATCCTACGACTATGAAGCACTGGACCAGGCCATGGACGCTAGTCTGCAGGTTCTGGAGGCCGAACACCAAGAGCTGTACAGAGACTTGAGCATCATGCAGAAAGACATCAAAGTGCCTGCTAAG GTTCTGTCAGTTTTGTGGGGTCTTGAGCTGGAGGAGGTGGAGGATGTCCTACAGGAGTTTGTCAATAAATCTCTGCTTTTTCGGGATTGTAATCAGCGACCGTATCAATATTATCTTCATGATCTGCAGTTGGATTTTCTCGCTGAACAAAACCGTGATCAGATTGCT GAACTACATAAAAAGATGGTTCGACAGTATCAGAGGTTCTACAGTAAATGTCCACCTGACTCTGCAGATAAAGACTCGTTGTACTGGTACCAGTTCATCCCGTATCACATGGCTAAAGCAGGACTGTCGAAG GAGCTTTATTCACTGATGTTTTCCTTGGACTGGGTCAAAGAGAAGGCTCGGATTATGGGATCTGCCCATCTCATCAATGACTATGTGGAATATGGGGAAATGCTAGACAAAGAG AATAGTGAAGTGCGAGTGCAGTTTCAGGAGTTCCTCTCTCTGAATGGTCATCATCTGGAGCAGAGGCCGTTCCCTGATGTGGTCCAGTTGGCTTTGTCTCAGCCCGATCGCTCTGAGGTTTACAGACAGGCACTGATGCAGGCGCAGAAACGGGCCAGCAGAGGGCAGATCTACCTCAACTGGGT gAATAAAAATATTGAGGAGGGTTTGTCTCGGCTAGTCATGCACCCTCACCAGGGGTCTGTCTACTATGCCTGCTTCTCAAAAGACGGGAGTAAAATTGCCTCTTGTGGAGCCAGTAAGGCACTTCGG GTGTTTAAATCAACCTCTGGAGAGAAGCTTCTGGAGCTTCAGGCTCACGAGGAAGATGTTTTATGCTGTGCCTTTTCCCCTGATGATCGACATATAGCAACATGTGCCAGTGACAGGAAGGTGAAG TTGTGGAATGTGGAGCGAGGTGTTCTTATCAGAGAGTTTGAAGTTGAACACGAGGAGCAGATCAACCACTGCCAGTTCACCAACATGGGCCGACGAGTCCTGCTGGCCACCTGTTCAAACGACAAATTCACCAACACCaag TTGTGGAACCCTAACAAAAAGACGTCTCAGAACACGATGTTTGGACACATGGAGCCGGTCAATCACTGCTGTTTCTCTCCTAATGACCTTTACCTCGCCACTTCATCCAGTGACGGCAGCTTGAAG CTGTTTGAAGTGTCATCTGCGAACGAGTGGAAATCAATTGATGTCGATAGTTTTTTCCCTGAGAGTGACGAAGAAATAAAAGCCATGGTGAAATGCAGCACTTGGTCGGCTGACGGCTCACGGATCATCTGCGCTGCCAGAAACACGGtgttt gTGTTTGATGTGGAGACGTCAGACCTGCTGCTGGAGATGAAGACGAGTCGTCTGAGCACAATTCAGTTCTGTCATGCGTGTCCTAACACCAGTCTGCTGGCTGTCGCTCTCTCACATTACACTGTAGAG CTCTGGAACTTTGAAAGCAGTAAGAAGAAAGCCGAATGCAGTGGTCATTTGAGCTGGGTTCACTGTGTGCAGTTTTCGCCCGACGGCTCGCTCTTGCTGTCCTCCTCTGATGACCAGACTATCAGG CTGTGGGAGACGGACCGGGTTCACACTTCCTCTGCTGTTGCTCTGAAGAGGGACACTGATGTGCTCTTCTCTCACAGCGATGTTACAATCATCGCACCCGATAGCAGTAACCGATTACAG GTGCTGAGTGGATCTACAGGTGCTGTTGTGCTTGAGAGCGAGGAGCTGTCGTCCAGGATCCGCTGTTCCTGTATCAGCAGAAACGCTGCATTTGTGGCTCTGGGATCCGAGGACGGGACTGTACAG GTGTTGGAGGTTCCTTCAAAGGCATCAGTGAAGCTCTCTGGCCACACGAAGACTGTTCACCACTGCCAGTTCACTGACGACTGTGAAATCCTTGTAACTTCCTCCGAAGATGCCACTGTTCGG GTGTGGAAGTGGAGGACCGGCGATTGTATGGTGCTGCAGGGTCATAAGGAGCCGGTCAGGAAGTTTCACCTCTTGAGCTCTTTATCTTCTCCTCATCTGTTCTCATGGTCGTTTGATGGCACAGTTAAG GTCTGGGATTTGACCAGAGGGCAGATGCTGCAAGACCTTGCGTGTCACGAGGGTGCCGTCCTGTCATGTGACGTGTCCTCTGATGGACGCCTTTTTGCCACCACCTCAGCTAATAGGACTGCTAAG GTGTGGAGCAGTGCCTCATGGAAAATGATGTTTTTGTTAGAGGGGCACAAGGATTGCGTTCGTAGCTGCCGTTTTTCTTGGGACAACAAGAGACTTGCAACAGGCGATGACAATGGAGAAATCCGG CTGTGGAACATGCTGGATGGAGCTCTCCTGAAGATCTGTTCTCGGGACACTAAAGACTCGATGGACTCTTACCACGGTGGATGGGTGACTGATCTGCACTTCTCTCCTGATAACAGAGTGCTCGTCTCTACTGGCGGATACATCAAG